The Dioscorea cayenensis subsp. rotundata cultivar TDr96_F1 chromosome 11, TDr96_F1_v2_PseudoChromosome.rev07_lg8_w22 25.fasta, whole genome shotgun sequence genomic interval TTCATTTTTGTATCAGGTATAAAGATGTTTTTGTTGTAACTTGATTTCCATCCCAATTGTAGCTTCTCCTCAAAAAGTCTTGCTAAAGATATTGCTTGATCTAGATCTTCAGGATGCCATGGAATTATTTCAGCTTGCAATTCTTTAGTTAAGCCACTGATAAAACTATCTAATAAAATCTCCTCTGGCACATCATGAACCCGGTTAGCCAATGCAGTAAATTGATCAAAAAATTGAACTACTGTGCCATCTTGCGTCAAGCGAAACAGTGAATACCTTGGACAGTCAAATGCTGATGGCCCATAATTAATCTCCAATGATTTTGTGAGTACCTACCAAGAAGTTAATTTCCCCAACTTTTGTAGTCGTTGAAACCATGGAATAACTGGTCCATCAAAGTGAACCGAAGCAATCTTCAATCTATGAATGTCAGGTCTGCATAATAGTCAAAAAATTGCTCAGACTGAAATATCCATTGCAATACCTCGAAAAATCAATTTTGATGTTTCTTACTGAATAAGAGTCCAATGATTGAAGAGTATGGTCATGAGGAGAATTATTAGGCGGTATATGCAATGTAGGCTGATCACCCTGAAGTTTCAGAGTCTGAAATGTTTCCATCATTTGTGAAAGACCAGCCAATGATTGTTGAATCAATGTCATTGCTGTAAGAGATTGTTCAATGCCTTTAAACCTTTGttcattgttgtccatcaagcTAAAAAGTGTTTCCACCTTAGCTTGGAGATCTCACATACTAGTATTATCAGCCATTGAAAGAATGACAACGAAAGCACCAATTTGTTATGGATTTAAATTCAGACAAGAACTACTGAACAGATTAGCTCCAAAAAGAGATTAAAtccacacaattttttttattgatttgtagATATGAACATATTCAATGCAAATCTGAGAGAATTCTTAacatcaattcaattcaacatCTAATAGAATTCCAAACTCCATCATCCACATTCACAGAACTCAACAACTAatgaaataaatgcataaaagagaTTCAGGGTTCCACAAGAACAATCTCACCCAATGGATGAAATCACCAAGCTTCAATCCAAGGTCATAgatcaactaagaaaacaagaagaaaaccaaTCCCTACTCTCCAGCTATGGAAGAGAAACCAGGGCCCTTACTCCACTTCAACCAAGCTGTCCCCTCCTTCTTCATTCCCCGTTTTTATATTCAGTTTCTCTGCAGGTATAGTATACCCGCGGAGTCTTGAGCTAATCCTACGCTCACACCTGCTTCTTCGACACGTGTTGTTTCCTTTTGATGATTCTCCACCACGCGCGCTCTCCATTAACCATTTCCTTGTTGACTAAATTGACCGGTAATGTAACACATGgtctataaaaatatgaaattacaaTGCAGATGGTTAGTTATAAgacatgaaaatatatattatttggccAAAGAGTTTATTGCCCATTTGTTCTCTGATTTCAAGTATGTGTGCTTCTTTGATTAACAACACTTGTTGCATAtgtagttaaaaaaaatctacttttgttatttataaaaaaaatatgaggacataactgaaaaaaaaatagaaataaaccaGTTTCaccaaaacaattttttttttttttttgaaaaaaatacaaaactattCTCTCAATCTTACGAATAAATTTTCGATTCAAATGAGAAATGGAACActttatttgagaaaaaaaattattatatatattttattattattttataaaaaatggtggatgtttttataatttgaagTTTCTTCAGGGGTGTGTACGCAAAATGTTCTCATTATATTCCTTAGTTTGATCTGAACCGTTGGTTCCACCTCGTGATCCACAACATCTGTTTGTGAGCCTTGCTTCACTTCCCACCTCTCATTCCCAAGAGCTCGACTTCTCATCAATGGCGACCAACGCCGGCGGTAATCCGGCGTCTCGCCGGAGCGTTAGGTACGGGATCATCGGCGTGGGGATGATGGGAAGGGAACACATGATCAACATCTCCCACCTCCGTCATGAAGGCGTTCTCCTCTCCTGCGTTTCCGATCCACACCCCTCCTCTCGTGACCTCGCTGCTCAGCTCGGTCTCTCTCTTGATTTCCCTAATCTTCAGGTctatttccatatatatatgtataattgtaTCTATATAGTGtgattttttgtgaaaatttctCTCTCTTGTATCGGATTTATGGTCCTAGGTTTTCTCTGATCACCATGAGCTTTTGGATAGTGGTCTTTGTGATGTGGTGGTTGTATCCTCTCCAAACATGACTCATTTTGAAATTCTAATGGATATCATCAAGCATCGAAAGCCCCATCATGTGCTTGTTGAGAAACCATTGTGTACGACTGTTCAGGACTGTAGAAAGGTTCGATTTTTACTCCATTTTCAAGTTGATTCCTTGTTGTTCTTATGTAAAAAAAGGTTCTTTTTTAGGTCATAGATGCAGCTAAGAAAAGGCCTGAAATGCTGGTACAAGTTGGATTGGAGTATAGGTATATGCCTCCTGTGGCTAAACTAATTGAAATTGTCAAGAGTGGAGCTCTTGGACAAGTTAGAATGGTGGCAATTCGTGAGCACAGGTTCCCTTTTTTGGTTAAGGTACACTTAACCATGAATgaatttcttttagttttcatAATTTCCAAGCTTTGTCTTACGCATgaatttgcataatttacagtCTCTGAGCTTGTTCTAATGAAtaaatttgcatgatttgtgCAATTTGGTAAGCTTGTtcttatgtataattttttgtaGTTTTCATAATTTCCAAGCTTGTTCTTATGAATgaatttgcataatttacagtCTTTAAGCTTGTTCTAATGAAtgaatttgcatgatttgtGCGACTTGTTAAGCTTGTTCTTATGAATAAATTCCACCCATTTAGTGGTTTTTTCCTAGATTTATGTAGGTCAACAATTGGAACCGTTTTAATGTTAACACCGGTGGAACTCTGGTGGAGAAGTGCTGCCACTTCTTTGATCTAATGAGGCTGTTTGCTGGCGCAAATCCAGTCTCTGTCATGGCTTCCGGTTCTATTGATGTCAACCATAAGGATGAAGTTTATGATGGCAAGGTTGGAGTTTCCCTCACCTTACTTCTGCTTTTAATGATGCGTgccattagtttttattttttctatttgctTTATTTGTTTTACCATGTTACAACTTTTCTTTAGATTTTGCAAATGCAATTTCCACCATCCGTTTGCTGAGAGCAATTGATCAAGTGGATACTTAAAACTTGAAGGCAACTGTATAATCTAGGTAATAATGCTAAGAAGAGTGAAAGTATGTCATGTGATGAATAATAATGAGTATTTGCTGTTAGTTAAAAACTGCTAGTTTTTAAGAAAAAGGTTGAAAAGCTTTTATGGAAAATAACATGATTCCATCAACTATGCCCTATGCACGGTAATTTGAGTTCTAATTTCAGATAGAATATTTGCTATGCTAAGGaaattgcaaataataaaaTGTCATGTAACTGATAGGTATGATTACTGGATAGGGGTTAAGATTTCCTAATGAAGGTTCATCTGACTTCACTGACGAAGATCTTCATAAAAATTTACAGCTCATGGTGAAATGACTTTTGATATCAGAATTAAGACTTGTTTGTAATCGTAGATTGAAAGGCACTTTCTGTCTAGTCTTCAAATTATGCAAAAGTGAAGTTGCTCCCTTAATTGAAACTTCAAAGAGATATTCATATATGGCAATTAAACTATGTTTGTAGGTACCGGACATCATTGATAATGCATATGTGATCATAGAATTTGACAATGGATCTCGTGGCATGCTTGATCTGTGCATGTTTGCTGAAGGCAGTAAAAATGAACAAGAAATTTCTGTTGTTGGTGACATTGGGAAGGTACATCTAAACtttgttcttttaaaaaaaaaccagtaCTGAGTTTTACTTGGTTATTGAAGGACCTTGTCGCTCTTATCATCCAATTTAACACCAACCCCTTTTTTCCATAACTTGGATTACATCTAACCCATCATTATTGATCTGctataattattatgatcaCTAGCCTATGTAAAGTTTTTAATCCTATGATAAGCCGGGTTTAGGTTCTCTAAGATTTGAACTTGTTCTCAGGGTGAAGCATTTATCCCAGAAAGCATTGTGCATATTGGAAGTAGATCAGCTGGGAGAGACGGAGTTAAGACAATAAAAGCAGACGATGACCGCATAAGGTACAAATGTTCAACTTGATAATTACTTTTCAGAATTTAATTTATACGAAATCAACACAAAGCAAATTGCTATAGTTTAGCTCTAAAGATACAAGTCTATTAATTGAAAATGTATGTAATACAGTTGACTGGAATAAATCTAGCAAATAAACTCATAACTTGAGAATATTATCcacactattttttttcttcaattgaggaACCAGGTATGAAGGGCTGCATCATGGTTCAAGCTACTTGGAACACTTGAACTTCTTATCTGCTGTTCGAGCTCAAGATGGCGGTAAACCTACCGTTGGCTTAGAAGATGGGTTGCTCTCTGTAGCAATGGGAGTTGCAGGCCAACGATCAATCCAAGAACGCCGATTTGTTTCCATTGAAGAAGTCTTGTTAGATCATTGAAGTCTATCAAAATGTTAAATCTATGTTGTGtatgttatattatttcatgttcaaatctataaataaaatgaaggcTGTACTCAAATTGTTACACTTGCTTTTAATTGAATGAAGCACCTTACACTATTGTCATCTTTCTCTGGTTGTGGTTTTTACTTGCCACCCTCTTGTAAAATGGTGAAATctataatttattcattaaaatctaatatatataccTGATATTTAATAACATGCattcttaaaaattatataaacataaaacatataatCTTAACCCAATCCAAGCAAATTTGTAGTTTTCCAAAGGTGTAACCAGTGCAGATCTTTTTCAGGTATTTAATTTGAAGGCATGATACTCCCCAGTAATTGGAAACACTTGGAATTGACAacccttccaaccaaacaacccTGTAAACAATAGCTCTGTAGGTTAAGCAACAAGACACCTGAAAACAAATGTTAACAAATTCTCAAATAgtatttaataagaaaaaaagacatTATGTCTAGCTAAACCAGATACATGAAACAAATCCAGATCAGAAAACCAAACATCTGATGAAATTTAGAAAGTATTATCATCAAAGTACTTCACATAAAATATCATGCGAACAAACAAGGCAAAATCATGTTCTTCAAAACTTCTAATTTTAGCAGATTCCATGGGAATGTGACCACAATTGACGGATTCAATGAACTCAAGTGGTTGAAGGTGCTCAGCGGTATCGGCGGAGAGACAAGGTCTGGTTTCTCTTCCATGTTGCCCTGCGTGATGGCCTGGCCTTGTGATGAAGGTGACCTTTGCCTCGAAGACCCCTGTACTTTTTGCCAGCTGAGGTGAGTCCACGGAGCTCACGGTGCTTGTGGACTCCCTTGCAGATCCAGTTGATCCTTGGGTCATTGCGAATTGCATTGTGTGCCGCATCAACAAggataatttcaaaatatttgtagGTTGAATCCTGCCAAAGTTTATCCGTCTTGTGAACAATATTTACACtataacaaatgaaatataaGCGTCAAACAGTCGCTGTAAATGAAATCAAGTTCAGATTGAACATAACCTCATTGATCCAATATGAGTTCAAGACCTTCAGGCCACCCAACTTGCGTCCTGCCCTCTCCTCGGCAACAGACCTCTTGTTCCTTTGAAACTTCAGTTGGGTGATACCTTGGTTTTTCGGCTTCCCATAAACAATACCCTTGGGAACTGGCCTCTTCCGGCCTCCACGACGAACACGAACTCTATAAATCACATAGCCCTGTAAAATTTAAAGGCAATGCAAAAACATTAGACACAGACCATAACATATTATTACTAGTATATCTTGCTCTCATTGTACTCTATTACTGTTGATAATGACACTTAGGggctgtttgtttgcaaggcttggattgggaatggattgggaatggattgggaatgggctcaatgctttgtttggttggcagGCTTGGGAATGTGGGAGGAATCCATGAGGAATGAGATGAGGGGAGAAGGTTGATTGGCATTCCCCC includes:
- the LOC120271442 gene encoding inositol 2-dehydrogenase 2 → MATNAGGNPASRRSVRYGIIGVGMMGREHMINISHLRHEGVLLSCVSDPHPSSRDLAAQLGLSLDFPNLQVFSDHHELLDSGLCDVVVVSSPNMTHFEILMDIIKHRKPHHVLVEKPLCTTVQDCRKVIDAAKKRPEMLVQVGLEYRYMPPVAKLIEIVKSGALGQVRMVAIREHRFPFLVKVNNWNRFNVNTGGTLVEKCCHFFDLMRLFAGANPVSVMASGSIDVNHKDEVYDGKVPDIIDNAYVIIEFDNGSRGMLDLCMFAEGSKNEQEISVVGDIGKGEAFIPESIVHIGSRSAGRDGVKTIKADDDRIRYEGLHHGSSYLEHLNFLSAVRAQDGGKPTVGLEDGLLSVAMGVAGQRSIQERRFVSIEEVLLDH
- the LOC120271456 gene encoding 60S ribosomal protein L15-1, translated to MGAYKYVSELWRKKQSDVMRFLQRVRCWEYRQHPSIVRVTRPTRPDKARRLGYKAKQGYVIYRVRVRRGGRKRPVPKGIVYGKPKNQGITQLKFQRNKRSVAEERAGRKLGGLKVLNSYWINEDSTYKYFEIILVDAAHNAIRNDPRINWICKGVHKHRELRGLTSAGKKYRGLRGKGHLHHKARPSRRATWKRNQTLSLRRYR